The segment tggaaggggaagcccttggtcctgccaagactgaaccctcagtgaacatgattgttgtggggagggcagtaatgggaggaggatggggaggagaacacccatagagaaggagagagggaggggttgggggatgttggcctggaaacctggatggggaataacaatcgaaatgtaaataagaaatactcaagttaataaagatgaaaaaataaagagcttaaaattaaatttaaaggattttaaaatttttaaaataaagaattgttttagaaataaagagtttaatttttatattaaaaaaagcaACATTGGGGCAATCAGGAGGGATGTGCATATTGAAGGGTGCATGGGAGGCATACAGAGAGCCCTCCAGATGTGGAGGAAGGCCAAGGACATTATAAACACAGCTCAAGTGAGGCTGGCCAAGATGACAGGAGAAAGCCTTAGGCATCACCTTTACTTCCAGGGGCACTGAGTCTAATTAGTAATCCACTCTAGGGTGAGATGTTTCCATGAACGGCAGACCCTGAAGGGGCACCTGGTTGACCAGCACAGCCCTGAAGAGGGGATCAGGCTCCATTTTATTACTTGCACAGTAGACTATGACTCCATCCAGCTGCCCCTGGAGCACCTAATAGAAGGACAAATGGCAGAGATCACTTTTGTCCTACTCCAACACTTTTGTGTCAAAGGTGAATGGGCAGGCAGAGGTTGAGGTTCTTCTGGTGACTGTCAGCCCTACCACAAGCCTCATGACTACTGTAATGGCCAATAACAAGACCAGCATCATTATGCCTGTCTCTGGTATCAGTTGACACATTAAGTCATAGAACCGGCTCCTGTCTACTTCCAGGCCGCCCCAAGTTTTCATGTACACAGATACTGCTTGGTCACTGGGAAGAGGTGACTGGATGTAGAGGACTTAGGTGTGGATTTCCTGACCATCATGGGGCACAAGTTCTATGGTTCAAGGATGGTGGTCTATGTTTAAAAGGAATTGATAAATTTAGGCTCCTATATCCCATGCTGCTTGGAGGTTAACAAGAACAGAATTTCAGGCCAGGGACTGAGAACACAGCCATGTTTGatggtcctgggaaggctgcTGATCTGGTGAGTGAAAACTGTCAGGCTTTTGAGGTCCTTGTGAGAGACCCATGTGAGAGATGTCCAGAGTTACttagaggagagacaggaggttTAATTTGGTAAGGAAATCCATGTGGACAGCTGGTGTCCAGGGATGGAGGGGCTTTCAAACACCTGCAACTTGTTCATCCAGATGTCCCAGCTTCAAGGGTACATGCTACTTTCACAGTGTCAGACACTATTGGCCAATGTGGGGGCTTCATGCCAGTTAGATCACAAAGAACAGCCATCCCTGGTCATGCTGGGTTATGGTATTCCTGTGGACATGGCCCAGAATGCGATCTGGCTCCGTGTGGCCCAAGTACTACCACAGCTGAAGTGAACATTATCATCCAGGGCCTAAAGCAGGCAATGACTGAACTAGAGGGTCTGGTCTAGGGCTAACAGCCACTCTTTCTCTCCATGGCCAGATGGATTTTGACTACTCAAATCATAGGAAAAGCCTTGAGAAAGTCTCTGTTCCCTAAGCTGTACTTCTTAAGAGCTGCACTGtatctccctcccttctactcAAGAACCCAACTCCAGTATGGCTGACCAAAGGCTGGTGCCTGATCTCAGTCTTTGCTTAAGTGGGAAGTCTGATCATTTCTCACTCAgactcaattttaattttatttgcaaaGGTTTCTGTCATCTTGAGGAAGTGCAGCACACATTGCACCAATATCTATATAGGAATATCTCCTTCAAGAATGTTTTTAGCCTGTGAGTCTATGGTCCAAAGGATGGTACAACATTTGGAAACAGTTGGCATAAAGTAAATGAACTAACAGATGTCTgcacttgttttaaaaaatagcaaaaattttaaaggcattttaaaactttaaaaacaaacaattatGCCTGAGAtgcatgccatgagagggagaaCACCTCTGACACTGCTAGGAGGGCCAGGACACAGAGGCTGGTCAGTCCAGAAATGTAAGGTAGAACAAAACACATCTGACAAAGAACATCAGTGAAGTGAtgcctaatgatattctgctatactcatagactgGTGCCTAgcccagttgtcatcagagaggcttcatccagcaattgatggaaacagatgtagagaatCACAGCAAATACGAGGCAAAACTcgaggaatcctgtggaagagggggaggaagtattgtaagagccagaggggtcagagacaccacaagaaaatccaCAGAATCCACTAACCTGGCTCATAGGGGTTCACAGAGGCAGAACTGACAACCAGGGAGCCTGAATATCACTGGCTTAGGCCTCTGCACTTATgtaacagttgtgtagcttggtcttcttgtaggAGCCCTAATAGTAGGAGTAAGGGCTTTCTCTAACTCTTTTACCAGCTTTTGGGACTCTTTtactcctactgggttgccttgttcaACCTTAATATGAGGGAGGTGCGTAATCATACTAAATCTTGATATGCCATctttggttgatatccatgggaggcctacCCTTTTCTGAATAAGAGCAGAGAAGAAGTGGATGGGTGgggcagagggaagagaggaggaaaaggaaactgTGGTAGAGATGcgaataacaacagcaacagccaCAATATTAATAAttgttttagaaagaaagaattaaaacatGCTCACCAAGAAATTTAGTGTTTTCATCTTGTTAGTTCACACACAGTTCAGTAATGAGCTATCTGAATATCACATGACTCCTCAACATGTCAGGTTGTGTGTAAAACCACTTTTCTTCCCCATAATTTTACCACAGCCCTTTTCATCTCCTTGTTTCTCAGGCTGTAGATGAGTGGATTCAGCAGAGGGGTGAGCAGAGAGTAAGCCAATGACATCAGTTTTTTGGTGTCTGGTGAGTACTTAGATTTAGGCTGCAAATAGGTCATACTAGCCATGCCATAGAAAAGGGTGACAGAGGTGAGATGAGAGGCACAAGTGGAAAAGGCTTTCTGCCTCCCAGTAGTGGATGGCATCTTCAGGATGGAGAAGAGAATTCGGATATAAGACAAAAGAATCAATACAAAGGGAGTCAAAATAATCAGAACTGTGCCTGTGAAAGCATagatctcaaagaaaaaaatgtctgtaCATGCAAGTTCCAGTACTGCTGGAGTTTCACATGAGATGTGGTTAATTTCATTGGGGCCACAATAGGGAAAACTGAACACCCATATGGTCTGCAGAGTAGTCATCATGGTTCCTGAGAGCCATGAGCACGTCACTAATGTCATAAAAACTCTTTTGTTCATAATCACTGGGTAGGACAGAGGATGGCAGATTGCAGCAAATCGATCATAGGCCATTGCCCCCAGGAGAAAACACTCAGTCCCACCAAAGAGAAGAATGAAGTACATTTGTGCAAAGCAGCCCCCAAAGGAAATGGTTGCTTTCTCAGTGTTCAGGACCACCAGCATTTCGGGCATAACGGTTGTGCTGAAGCCAGTCTCCACCACAGACAAGTTCTGCAGGAACAGGTACATGGGAATGTGCAGGCTCCGGTCCAAGAGGATAACAGACATAATGAGGGCATTTCCTGTCAGAGTCACCAGGTAAATAGCTAAGAAAGCCCCAAACATTTGCCTTTGGAGTTCAGGATAGTTCGAAAAGCCCAAGAGGACGAACTCAGCCACCGAGCTACTATTTTGCCCCTTCATTGCTGTAGTGGAGCCCTGTGTCATTCTTAGGAACACTGTGTGGAAGAATAAAGTCACAGTCCTGGCTCCAGCTTCCATTCTCCTGAAGAATTCTGACAGAGCATTATAAGAGAAGACCATCCACACAAAATTATCTATTTTAAGTTTGGAGAATAGCTAAACAATTGGATTAGTGAATCTTTTATACATAAAAGGGGAAATAATGATTCTGCCTTAGAAATTTAGTGTGAAAAGCATAAAATGTCATAGAATACTATATACTTGAATTAAATCATAGCCTTAAAGTAAATACAAATAATTTATAATTCTATTTCTCCCCCCATACTTTTGTTAGAGATATGTCTTTTACTTAACTgtgttaaatataaaattttaagacATGGAAGATAGCATGTAGAGAAGAGAGATTAATCATTCAGCTATAACAGCACATTTATTTGAGATATTTGTTACACTTAAAATGCTTAGGGTAGTTTTGACAGGTAGTGATCAACATTCCATAGAAATGCATAGATGGTGTTATACGTTAAATTTATCTATATTAGGTGACACCAACATGTTTGAGTGAGTTTCAAGCTTACTGGCTTCAGCCTAGAATGAAAGTGACCAATTCTCTTGAAATTTACCTaagtgatattttaattttttaggaCTAAATGCTGGAGTCCCTCTTCATGACCATAATAGCAAAAGAAAAGGTCTATCTAAGGGTCATTATGAAATTCTCTTCTAAAGGTATTCACTCTCTACACCTTTTATCTCTTGtccatctctccaaccttctCTACTTCAGGAAGTTCATAAAATCATTAATTACTTACTCAGTAAACCCTCATCAAGTAGCTATCATTTTCTAGGCACTGTATAGTCACACTATTGTGGTAGCTTCTACAATTTAGTAAGAGTTAAGGGCACTACATAAAACAGGCATAAGTCTCTGGAAGCACGCTAGATAAGATATGCCACCCACACCTCGGGACATCATCTCTTGCCTCTAACTCTGTTCCTCTTATTAACAGCTGTCATAGTATTGTTGTATATTAAAATCCTACCCCATACACAACTATGAAGAACAAAGATTGTGTTAGTTTCTAGCATTTATGTGCGATACCTGCAACAGTCCCAGGATCATAAGAAATATTAAGACATATTGTAGAAGACATATTGTAGAATATTGAAGACATTTGACATAttctagaaaaaaaggaaattggGAAAAATCTAGGCTCTATCTTTAATTAAAAGGGGAGTCTAAAAGAAAGTAGAAGCTAGTACATAGCAGAGTATGGAAAAATTGAGAAGTAATAATATCTGGCTTGGAAAATTAAATGAGGGAATCTTAGTATATACCTGACAAGAAGAGATAACAAGCTTAACCATGGGTTGTCATGGTAGAAGGGCTACACGGGTAGGAAAAGAAAGATGGAAGGATGAAGACTGATTTGCTCAACTCAGAAGGTCCTGGAATGATGCCACAGGGTTAGACTGGAGGCTTCTGTTCTCTGTGTGATGTTCTGAAATGCAGAGGACATTTACTGAGGGAGATGAGGAGGCCAGAATCACAGAGACATGGCCATTTGAAGATATGCACCATGGCCTTCAGTCCAGATCTGTAGGACATTAgtaaggagtagaaggcaagttTATTTATTCTTGAATTGGACCATGAACATAGACTCTAACCAATTGCCTGTATCAATTCTTACAATCAAAAACTCCTAAAATTGGGGCTACTAGTGAAGTGGTAGCTCAATTGGTAATGTGCTTGCTGTGAAATCATGAAGATCTAAGTAAGATTCAATAACTGGAATCCACACAAAAAGTGTGGCATGGTGGTGTACAATTCTAATCCCAATTCTTGGCAGATAGAGACAGGAACTTCCCTGGGACTCACTGGTCAGCCAGACTATTACATCAGCAGGACCTAAGCCTCagcaggagaccttgtctcaaaaaacaagctcCTAAGGAACACACACTAGGCTCCGGTCTCCATATGCATGAAAGCATACTCATGCTtgcaggcacagacacacacacacacacacacacacacacacacacacacaatctacagCAGCTAATATAGTCTCTGAGAAAGTTGGAATTTCATCTGTACTCAAATCTATATGTATAAAGGTGATTgataattaatttaataaaaaatattttatttttaaaacctccATGAAGCCAACTAACAGTGTATAATAGAATAAAACTCTCTTTAATAGCATGGTAGGATAGCTACAGCAGACAATTAACAATTCACTGTGCATTTCAATACAACTAGTAAAGGTTTGGAATGTCCCCAGTACAAAGGAAAGATAAGTCTGAGATGACAGAAATGCTAACTGTCCTGCTGTGACCATAGCACATTATATACAAGTACTGACTTGTGACTCTGTTCTTCATAAgtacataaaaaacaaacatatttaaaaactaaacaCAAAAGAACTATCATTAAGGTTAAGATGAACTGACCATAAATGCTTTCTCTGTTACTAAAACACTCTAACATTGTAAATAATTGTAATTGGTAGTGCCAGGCAAGCTTTCTTTTGTTTAAGCTTCACCTTGCACATGGAGAAAAGTATTTGCTCACTGACCTAGTATACCAGTCGGAACCTTCTAGGACTTGATGGTTAGTGCATGTAAAGTACTTATTCCTGAGATCATTGTCTGTTCTCCtctcaaaaaagaagaagaagaagaagaaatcatcAGGCCTCAGGACAAAAAGTCTCTTGATCCTAATGACTCAGTCATGCTTAGAGACCTCTAAACACTGAAGTATCTCTCTTGCTCATCATCTCCAGTCACCAGTGACAAGAATCATGAAGGAAACCCTCTAATAGACACACAGCACAAGCAGAGGCTGTGCTCTAATACCTCATGGCTGTCTCGAGGATTTTCACATGACATTATCAAGTCCTGTGCCTTTGGGCTCCCCCTTGAAGAACTTGGGAAGGATCTGCTCCTATTTGACATAATGACTTAAGAGACTATTGCTTGGCCTCTTGGGCGAGAAAGCTCAAGAGAACAAGCTTAGTAGTGACTCTTCAAATGTCCCTGGGGAATATACACCTCTTACAGGAAAGATTTGACTACACCATGACATCTCCCTCTAGGAAATGATAATCAGAGGCAGAGCATGGAAGAAGGGGGAAATGAGTAAGTGTGGCCTAGAGGGAGAGGATTTGGTTGGATAGAGTGGACAGTCTATGCAACAGTGAGAAGTGACACAGGTAGATATAAGACTACACTAggcagacctatggctccagctgcatatgcaacAGAgggtggctttgttgggcaccaatgagagaagaagcccttggtcctgccaaggctcaatctcccagtgtagggaaatgtcagggcggggatGTGAGAAgagggatggttggggagggggaacacctttatagaaaaagggggagaggaGTGGGATGGGGATTTATAGATGcgaaaccagggaagggaataacatttgaaatgtaaataaaaaatatccaataaaaacaaaagcccacTGAGTAGGAAGTCTTCCTGTTTACACACCCATAACTTTCACCCATTctagaaaataatgaaattactGAAATGCTGTAGGAAAAAAATATTACAGTTGAGCTCAGACATGAATTCTTGACTGAATTGACTGGCACTGAGCTAAACTCTGCTTCTGTCACTTTCTctgtaaaagaggaaaaaaatgttaagACTTATTTACttgatgtatatgagtacactgtcactctcttcagacacactagaagaggtaTTGCATgccattacagattgttgtgagctaccatgtggtggctaggaattgaactcaggacctctgtaagagtagtcagtgctctgaaccaatgagccatctctacagtcccCAGAAATTAGATTATTAATCTCATAGAGCATATGACTCAggattttgtgtatgtggagtagaATGGTGAGAGATCATTTGCTTCTCCCCAGGAGAGCTCAGAGTTGCATAAGCCTACAGAGGGGATTTGCCAGAATTAAAGGGATATCTACTTATCTATTGCTTACCTCTGATTTGGGGGAGGAGTTTCCTTTCCAAGAaagctttctcttccagaaaaaaaaataggactgGATGACACTCAGATATGAGTTCTATTTGATCTCTGTCAAGCATGAAGTAGACCACTTGTCTTAAAAGATAAAGTTTTCATTCTCATAATTCACAccaagaaaacatacacacacacacacacacacacacacacacacacacacacacacacacacaaaccatgcaGCAATTACATGTTTCAGGGACAGGAAGCACTGCCAAACACAGACTTGCATTATTCCTACCTCAAATATCTGTTGAGATCAAGCTAATCTGCTCTAAGTTGCTCCATGTTATATAAAGCAATAGAGTCTCAGACTGAGCCTTTCCTGTAGAGACCcttatttctgtgagttctgaTGAAGATTCCATTTTCCAAGCAGTGTTCAACTCCATTTTAAGGATGGGACCTGAACTCATGTGCAGAACCAGCCACACAGCACAGGCTGATAAATAGTATTATTCCTGGAAGTAGAAAAAGGTGCCAATCCACAAATTTACCTGGGAGAATTGATATTATAAaggtatatgaatatattttagttTCCACAGATACCAGACATACAAGACTAAGAAATGGGTATAGTTTCCTCACCTGAACCTCACAATGAACAGTTAGAACTGAGATGGATGTGGCCTCCACTGACCTGTCAACTGACCACTCTGTTTGTGCTTCAAGGACTCACTGGCAGAGAATTCTCCACTTTTTTTTCAGGGGTGTATTTAGCTCAACCTGTGCTGTTGCAGGAATCTACTTGATGGCTATATGACAGTCGTCCTGTCTGCTTCTCTGGACCTGCCATCCACCCACCAACCCATTTCTCATCTGACCCTGCCCTTTCCCCCTTGTAGCTGAACTCAACTTTATAACTTCCCTGTTAAAGCTATGACACTCAGGATCTCCTCTGCTTCCTTGAGTTTTTATCTGCAGCTCTGTTCTGATCCTCATCTTATCAATACAGGCTCTCCTTACACTTCTATCCACCCTCCTCTGGAAGCTTTCGAACTCTACTGCAGCCTCTTAACCCTTTGAAGCCATTCTATAACCAATATACAAacctataaatatatttactgtgTGGTATGCAATGTAGGACTTCAATATGTTCCAAAATCTTAGGAGTCATATGGAAGCACTATTGCATTTAAACTGAATCAAGtcaaaactcaaaaagaaaaactgaatagaaaaacaaaatggcaagcaTGGGATGTGACTGTCTACCATtattttgtaaaaacaaacaagaaacaattaACATGTACACATACCAGTGTTTTTAGACCACTGGAACTGTCAGGCGGATCATTCATGAATGAGCTTAGACGGACTGTTTCTAGCAACAGGAGTGGAGAGGATAGTGGAGAGACTTTTGAGAAGTAGTTTGTATTTACTGCATTTCCTGCTGGAATTTCTTTTGTGGTGAGTAAAAAACAAGATTTGTAAAGTGGAAAATGAAATTCATGGAAATTAATGGAAAAGGCATTAGGAACACACCTGAAATTCCAGCATTCTAGGGGCAGAAGGATTCTAAGTcccaagtccaaggtcagcttgaaCCACACATGAAACCCcatctttaaaaatacaggaggggaaaaagagggagggagagagagagagagagagagagagagagagagtcagtcctCCTCTCTCTGCACAAAACTGCACAGAAACAAATGAATGAGAAGCTGGAATCTAAATTTCGTATTTTAATAACCAGAGTATAACTTACAATATGACAGAGATTCTATGAGGTCAAAATGAGTGGGTGGAGGGCGGTCAGAAAATATGAATCAATGACAATGAAACAAAGACAAGATCCGTGGTCTCTGAGCGTGTTTCTCAGAGTGGTATTCCCTGTCACCAGCATCAAAGACCCAGAGGGCCTGTAGAGAAGCACATTACCAGACCCCACCACAGACACCCACACCTTCAGGGTGGTACAGAAATACAGATGTCTTTGTATTAGTCTAGGAAATTCTCAAAAGGGTTAGAGTTAGCTGATCTTTCCTGCTGAGTattgaaattaaagaaaaacagcaTACTCCATCCTGCAGGATAGTCAATGAGaatgcagagggtacctggaagagaaggggggacaagagacacaaagaaggacgccaagacaagaatctgatcaaggtgacaaatttattttttccgaaggctgaatttataccatagcaggggtaacagagggagggggaagtgggaagCATCTAtgcaagccaaggacacagtactctTGTGGTCATCtaatgtcaacaggatgttggtttttcagaaaggtcacaagtttgtcatatcataagtcagcaggatgttggatTCTCaaaaaggtcacaggtttgtcatatcactgggcatcctgcccaccagatttgtattagtcttctgcagctggctggggattttccatgaacccagtcatactataatattaacatcaacaatggagggttttaagggcatcgctcccaacaacaGCAGGTACAAGGTCACTCTGACCTTCCTGTTGACCCTCAAAAGCAGGAGATGGAGTCCTCATGGAAAGATGCAGCATTCTTGTTCTCAAGAATGAAACGTTGACTGTAAGGATTCCACACAGAGccagtattgttttgttttttaaaaagtcattcctGTAGGCTTCCCACATAATCCATTTGCTTCTTCACAACTCACTATTGTCAGTTCAAACCAGTATGTAAGTGTCTAACTGTGCTTCCTATTTCTTCCCTCTAAAATCTTAATTGTGTCAGGCTAACTCTTGGATCTGGGAAGTCCCTGTGGGGATGCCAGTAGAGCCTTCTACTCCTACATCTCATGCACACCAAATCATGGCAACGTCATACCCAGGAGGGCAGATGCCATGGTCCTCTTGTTCCAGCAATGAGAGCTGTGTGGGAAGATAATAATAAAGGTTTCCCTGGACCTGTTTTGACAGAAGAGAGAAAGTAGGTGTGGATGACCACAGATCACTCAACTACTGTAATTTCAGGGAAGCCCGGATGAGTGAGACCTTGTGTTCTGTGAGCTCCAGTGTTCTGACAGCAGAAgagcagaggaggagagaaaactCCCCTTCAGTCTGAAGATAAAATCTGTATCATGGGCAGCAAGTTTCAAGCTTTGAAGTGTGTGCATATCACCTGAGCTCTTAATGAACTACAGATTGGAATCATGAAATCTGCCTTGCTCAGCACAAGCTTGTGGGGAGTGTTTCTGCATGccctgagtcatttctgctcacAGGGAAATGTGGGTGTCCTTCTCCAGACAAACACCATGGATAAACAAATGAtcaaaccaaacccagacactattgcagatgtcaagaagtgcttcctaacaggagcctgagatagctgtctcctgagaggctctgtcagagcctgacaaatacagaggcagatgctcacagccaaccattggactgagtgccaggtccccaatggaggagttagggaaagaactgaaggagccaaaggggtttccaaccccataggaagaacaacaatatcaatcaaccagaccccaccagagctaccagggactaaaccactgaccaaagagtacacatggagggatccatggctccagccacatatgtagcagaggatggtcttatctggcatcaatgggaggggagtcccttagtcttgtgaaggcttgatgccccagtgtaagggaatgccagggcagtgagttgggagtgggtgggtgggggagcacctctagaagaaggggaaagggaaaatgggatagggggtttaaggaggggaaaccaggaaagggaataacatttgaaatataaataaataaaatatccaattttaaaaaaccaaatgGTCAATAAAGAACACATCCTTCACAGGCATGGGAGCTGTCCCATAGAGATTGCACATCGCAGTAATTTGAACACTAGTTGATGAAAAATGAGAAAATCAATGTATAAAGATTATTGAAGAAAGTGACAGAGAGCAGATATAAACTGTCACCAAAAAATAGAGCTAAGAATatgatttcatgtgtgtgtgtgtatacgtgcctgtgcatgcatgggtgtctgtgagtatgtgtgcgtatgcatacatgtatgcata is part of the Rattus norvegicus strain BN/NHsdMcwi chromosome 1, GRCr8, whole genome shotgun sequence genome and harbors:
- the Or10a49 gene encoding olfactory receptor Olr283: MKGQNSSSVAEFVLLGFSNYPELQRQMFGAFLAIYLVTLTGNALIMSVILLDRSLHIPMYLFLQNLSVVETGFSTTVMPEMLVVLNTEKATISFGGCFAQMYFILLFGGTECFLLGAMAYDRFAAICHPLSYPVIMNKRVFMTLVTCSWLSGTMMTTLQTIWVFSFPYCGPNEINHISCETPAVLELACTDIFFFEIYAFTGTVLIILTPFVLILLSYIRILFSILKMPSTTGRQKAFSTCASHLTSVTLFYGMASMTYLQPKSKYSPDTKKLMSLAYSLLTPLLNPLIYSLRNKEMKRAVVKLWGRKVVLHTT